A window from Salvia miltiorrhiza cultivar Shanhuang (shh) chromosome 2, IMPLAD_Smil_shh, whole genome shotgun sequence encodes these proteins:
- the LOC131012360 gene encoding uncharacterized protein LOC131012360, with protein sequence MELGFPKTSIGNLKEQLLRTTLRNVRAQGHPYVELREDGKKLIFFCTMCLAPCYGDSSLFDHLKGHFHTERLATAQVTLLKPNPWPFNDGVFFFHDFMEEKSKSLPASDCGQNKLLDIHNAGTDSLAMVKYNANAGPVASSQSSQESEDNADCDENPSSSTLDGDGTGRLLVIPGVLQKDEVSDLVARHIGVGKIGARFSEKDGVSSEIRRIWCEWLGNADATTEDVDETPEHDFAIVTFSYNYNLGRKGLLDGFRYLLPSSPHSEAEDSGSSRGKKRKSFSDPEDISEALRNQDDSSGEESQSSNSSKSKVLFSGNDDQLVHSRILSSKTMRKQLRNQHRIASERTCDICQQKMLPNKDVAALLNRKTGKLVCSSRNFTGAFHLFHISCLIHWILLFEVVFAKQTHEPKVKLRSRKKAKGKNGQKPEIQDRKICSAFCSECQGTGIIIDGDDLEIPTVPLSEIFHYKIKLCDARKAWIKSPEMLDNCSLGFYFPQQSDEIYQETVAPLKLLHFYRADE encoded by the exons ATGGAATTAGGTTTCCCAAAGACTAGCATTGGTAATTTGAAAGAGCAGTTGTTAAGGACAACTCTCCGTAATGTGCGAGCACAGGGGCATCCATATGTCGAGCTTAGGGAAGATGGGAAGAAATTGATCTTTTTCTGTACTATGTGTCTTGCACCTTGTTATGGCGATTCAAGCTTGTTTGATCACTTGAAGGGCCATTTTCACACTGAAAGACTAGCCACTGCACAAGTTACGCTGCTCAAACCAAATCCATGGCCGTTCAATGATGGTGTGTTTTTCTTCCATGATTTTATGGAGGAGAAAAGTAAAAGCTTACCTGCTTCAGACTGTGGCCAAAACAAGTTGCTAGATATCCATAATGCTGGCACAGATAGCCTTGCGATGGTTAAATATAATGCAAATGCTGGACCAGTTGCTAGTTCACAGAGTTCACAGGAGAGCGAGGATAATGCCGATTGTGATGAAAATCCCAGTAGTTCTACCTTGGATGGTGATGGAACTGGTCGGCTACTAGTTATCCCGGGTGTTCTGCAAAAAGACGAGGTTTCTGATTTGGTGGCGCGGCATATTGGAGTTGGAAAAATTGGTGCCAGGTTTAGTGAGAAGGATGGGGTCTCCAGTGAAATTCGTAGAATATGGTGTGAATGGCTAGGGAATGCGGATGCTACCACTGAGGATGTTGATGAGACTCCTGAGCATGACTTTGCTATTGTTACATTTTCTTACAACTATAACTTGGGACGGAAGGGGTTACTTGATGGTTTCAGATATTTGCTTCCATCGAGTCCTCATTCAGAAGCTGAGGACAGTGGCTCTTCTAGAGGCAAGAAGAGGAAGTCATTTTCTGATCCAGAGGATATAAGTGAAGCCTTAAGAAATCAAGATGACTCTTCTGGGGAAGAGTCTCAATCTTCAAATAGTTCAAAGTCAAAAGTGCTGTTCTCTGGAAATGATGATCAGTTGGTGCATTCTCGCATTCTTTCGAGCAAGACTATGAGGAAACAATTAAGAAACCAACACCGTATCGCCTCTGAGAGGACTTGTGATATATGCCAACAGAAGATGCTGCCGAACAAAGATGTTGCTGCTCTGTTAAACAGGAAGACCGGAAAGCTTGTATGCAGTAGTAGAAATTTTACTGGG GCATTCCATCTTTTTCACATATCCTGTCTCATTCACTGGATACTGCTCTTTGAGGTTGTTTTTGCCAAGCAGACACATGAGCCCAAAGTAAAACTGAGATCCAGGAAGAAGGCTAAAGGCAAGAACGGGCAGAAGCCTGAGATACAGGACAGGAAAATTTGCTCAGCATTCTGTTCTGAATGCCAGGGCACTGGTATAATAATTGATGGGGATGACCTTGAGATACCAACTGTCCCGCTTTCTGAG ATATTCCATTATAAGATCAAACTGTGTGATGCTCGCAAAGCCTGGATAAAAAGCCCTGAAATGCTGGATAATTGCTCATTGGGCTTTTATTTCCCTCAGCAGTCTGATGAAATATATCAG GAAACTGTAGCACCACTGAAATTGCTGCACTTCTATCGAGCTGATGAGTAG
- the LOC131012366 gene encoding G-type lectin S-receptor-like serine/threonine-protein kinase SD1-13: MNLLLMLVSLIVFRIPGRVCQSDYEICRQPFQCGDETDIPYPFYGGDRPVSCGFPGFEMSCQEGVPLINTSQIIYRVRHINNQKQTLTVARNDLWINTCSPQLFNTSVNPTFYTLYSAANDQEITLVYGCSGQTQLPQPNQFDCNGNGEINGLAYFTTIALPLLPNISITCNGPQITVRLDQTEAARLATNPSLSSLEASLQTGFSIQWLADNQNCESCLGSGGECGSNPSGSFACHCANGTSESTCSNAPNQNDKKQNRRTIIVTTVVLGSILVALCAYFLLKLLFKYRARKHRSRLLFFNTKEIDTGYSEERAFKHDTHAVQLEELPIFTFMMLSNATDNFDRANKLGQGGFGSVYKGRLQNGVEIAVKRLARSSNQGVDEFMNEVEVISRLQHRNLVRLLGCCVEIEEKLLVYEYMPNGSLDAYLFGSLKHDFLDWQRRKLIIEGICRGLLYLHRDSRLKIIHRDLKPSNILLDEELNPKISDFGMARIFGGKDDEANTTRVVGTFGYMSPEYAHRGIFSEKSDVYSFGVLLIEIVSGKKNSSFYDEDQQLFLTACAWKLWNEGRIVKLIDPAIYDGRMEDDILRYANVGLLCVQEMAADRPNASTVLSMLSREIVELPHPKQPAFLGMQSFQSIESSSSKCSVNGVTFSTVDQGR, from the exons ATGAATCTCCTCCTCATGCTCGTGAGCCTCATAGTATTCAGAATCCCGGGTAGGGTGTGCCAAAGTGATTACGAAATCTGCAGGCAGCCATTTCAGTGTGGAGACGAAACAGATATCCCGTATCCATTCTACGGGGGAGACCGCCCAGTTTCGTGCGGCTTTCCGGGGTTCGAGATGAGCTGCCAAGAGGGCGTTCCCCTCATTAACACCTCACAGATAATCTACCGCGTCCGTCATATCAACAACCAGAAGCAGACCCTCACCGTCGCCAGAAACGACCTATGGATCAACACTTGTTCTCCACAACTCTTCAACACATCTGTAAATCCCACCTTCTACACTCTTTACTCGGCCGCTAATGATCAGGAGATCACTCTGGTCTACGGTTGCAGTGGTCAGACACAACTCCCACAGCCCAATCAGTTCGATTGCAATGGCAACGGAGAAATAAATGGTTTGGCTTACTTCACCACAATAGCCCTACCCCTGCTGCCGAATATTAGTATCACATGCAACGGCCCTCAAATTACTGTTCGGCTCGATCAAACTGAGGCCGCCCGGTTGGCAACAAATCCCTCCCTTTCTTCATTGGAGGCATCTCTTCAAACTGGATTCTCGATCCAGTGGTTGGCGGATAACCAGAACTGCGAGAGCTGCTTGGGATCCGGTGGAGAGTGCGGCTCCAATCCATCAGGATCGTTTGCTTGCCACTGTGCTAATGGTACATCTGAATCCACTTGCTCAAATGCCCCCAACCAAAACG ATAAGAAACAAAACCGCAGAACAATTATTGTCACAACAGTTGTTTTGGGGAGTATACTTGTTGCTCTGTGTGCATACTTTCTGCTGAAACTGTTGTTCAAATACAGAG CAAGGAAGCATAGAAGTAGATTGCTATTCTTCAACACCAAGGAAATTGATACTGGATATTCTGAAGAAAGGGCATTCAAACATGATACACATGCAGTTCAACTTGAGGAGTTACCTATTTTTACATTTATGATGCTTTCAAATGCAACAGACAATTTTGATCGTGCCAATAAGCTTGGACAGGGTGGCTTTGGTTCTGTTTACAAa GGGAGATTGCAAAATGGAGTAGAAATTGCTGTAAAAAGGCTGGCTAGATCCTCTAATCAAGGGGTGGATGAGTTCATGAATGAGGTTGAGGTCATTTCAAGGCTTCAGCACCGCAATCTTGTCAGACTTCTTGGTTGCTGTGTGGAGATTGAAGAAAAATTGCTTGTTTATGAATATATGCCCAATGGAAGCTTGGACGCCTATCTCTTTG GTTCACTTAAACATGACTTTCTTGATTGGCAAAGACGCAAACTAATTATTGAGGGGATTTGTCGAGGCCTGCTTTACCTACATCGCGATTCAAGGTTAAAGATTATTCACAGAGATCTCAAGCCAAGTAATATCTTGTTGGATGAGGAGTTGAACCCTAAAATCTCCGACTTTGGTATGGCAAGGATTTTTGGTGGCAAGGATGATGAAGCCAATACAACAAGGGTTGTTGGGACATT TGGCTATATGTCCCCGGAATATGCACATCGTGGAATATTCTCTGAAAAATCTGATGTCTATAGCTTTGGCGTCCTATTAATAGAAATTGTGAGTGGAAAGAAGAATTCCAGTTTTTATGATGAAGATCAACAACTCTTCCTTACAGCTTGT GCTTGGAAGTTGTGGAATGAAGGAAGGATAGTAAAGTTGATAGATCCTGCAATATATGATGGTAGAATGGAAGATGATATATTGAGATATGCAAACGTAGGTCTGCTATGTGTGCAAGAAATGGCAGCAGATAGGCCTAATGCGTCTACAGTGTTGTCGATGCTTAGCCGTGAGATCGTAGAGCTGCCTCACCCAAAGCAGCCGGCATTTCTCGGGATGCAAAGCTTTCAATCCATAGAGTCCTCTTCAAGTAAATGTTCAGTCAACGGTGTCACTTTTTCTACTGTTGATCAAGGAAGGTGA